From the genome of Alkalimarinus coralli:
TGAGAGGCAACGGTAAGCGCGCTCACTCTGGGGTCATATTGGTCGACAGATTCATTATCAGCGCTACCCCCGTGGCCAGCGCCCCTCATGCCATTCAGCAACTGATCCAGTGGCTGCCCCTCTACAACAGCAACCCGATATGAGGTTCTGGAAAGCGCACAGGCAAGCGTAGCGCCAACCATTCCGCCCCCCACAATGACAATATCGTACGATTGTATAGTCTCACTCATGATGAAATTTTTGCCTCTGTTCCGCCCAAGCCCATCGCTTGCCGTGCAAATAGTCGCTTGGCTCCCGGTAGTATATCCAGCCCCACCAGCCCCATATCTCTTAGCAATCCAACCCCGGCACTGGTGTCACCAAATAACCGAGTAATTTTATCGCTGAAGAGTATCGTTTTGTCTTGATCGGCATAGCGACCATTAATATATCGCTGCAATACTGGTAACGCGCCAATGTTCTCGCCCTTTCCGGCAGCTTCCGATACCAGCTCTGCTAACGCAACAACCCCTCTGAGGGCCAGATTATAGCCCTGACCAGCAACCGGATGTAACGCATGAGCGGCATTACCGACGACCACAATACCCGCACGTACCTGCTCAGCAGCCTGGGATAGCTTTAATGGGTAATGATGCCGCGTACCCACTTGCTCTATTTTTCCTAACCGGTAGCCAAATCGAGTCTGTAAAAGCGCCATAAACTCAGCATCAGGCATTGCCATCACTGCGTCTATTTCATCCTCCGGGAGCGTCCAGACCAACGCGCATCGCGCATCAGTGCAACCAACACTTGCTCCGTCAGACTCTCCCAATGGCAACATAGCCATAGGCCCGTTTTCGGTGAACCGCTCGAAGGCTTCATAGCCATGATGCTTTGACGTGGTCACATTGGTAACCAACGCATGCTGACCATAGGATTCAGTCTGGATCTCAATCCCTAATTTTTGACAGGTTTCAGAACGGCCGCCGTCTGCAATAACAACCAAATTAGCGGTCACGCTTTGCGGCTCAAGATCATACTCACCGGTTTCCGGATTCTGCTTCGATAACGTAATGCAGGTGGATTGCTCGCTACGCTTAAGCCCTTCTACTCTAGCCGGGCAAATAAAGTCGACATTGGGCTCTGTTTTCAGTGCAGAGATCAGCGTCATGCCAATCCACTCATTGGGAACGACATACCCCAATGCCTCAACGTGGTAATCTTTAGCGGCCAGGCGGGTTGCCCCAAACCGACCACGATCTGAAACATGGATTTTCTTGATCGGTGTAACATGCTCAGACAGTTTTTCCCAAAGACCAAGCTGTTGATAAACAAGCCGGCTCCCCCAGGAAAGTGCCGTTGAGCGAGCATCATAACTCGGTTGATAGCCCTCCCCTCGAGCATCTGGAATAGGGTAAGGCTCGATCACCGCTACTTTTAGCGCGGTGTTTTTCAGCGCCATGGCCAGACTGGCCCCAACCATTCCGCCACCGATTATAACCACATCATAATGACTATTCACTCTATGCTACCTGCTCTGTTTGCATGCTATGTCTGCTGCTGACTATACTCACCACATACTTCCGTGTGAACCGACCCATTTCAGGCGTTATGTGCCATCAACGCTTCAATTTCAGCAATCTCTTTGGGAACACCGTCAGAAAGAACACGAGCCCCCTCTTTAGTAACGACAACATCATCTTCTATGCGAATGCCAATCCCTCTCCAGCGAGGGTCTACCTCTTCACAATTAGGAGAAACATATAGGCCCGGCTCAACAGTTAGCACCATACCAGGCTCTAACACCCGCCACTCACCACCAACCTTGTATTCTCCAACGTCATGCACGTCCATTCCCAGCCAATGACCTGTGCGGTGCATATAAAAAGGCTTATAACTCTCTTCTTCAATCAGCGTCTCAATATCGCCTTGCAGCAAACCATGCTCGACCAAACCTTCTACAATGGCGCGAACCGCTGCCTCATGGGGGTGGTTCCAGTGATTACCGGGCTTAACCTCTGCAATAGCCGCCTTTTGAGCATTCAGAACCGTGTCATAGAGTGCTTTTTGCTCGTCGGAAAATCGGCCGTTGACAGGAAATGTGCGCGTAATATCCGATGCATAGCAGTCTAGCTCGCACCCTGCATCAATGAGCACCAGATCCCCATCTTTCAGCTTTGCATCGTTTTCAATGTAATGCAAAATACAGCCATTATCGCCGCCACCAACAATCGACGAATAGGCAGGAGAACGACTTCCCGCATCCATAAAGGTATGAACAATTTCCGCCTCTAGCTGATATTCATATTGCCCGGGCCGACATTTTTGCATGGCATTCTTGTGTGCCTCGGCACTGATTTCAGCCGCCTTTGCCATGACTTTGATCTCACCTGCGCTTTTGAACAACCTCATGTCATGAAGAAAGTGCTCAAGCGCAACAAACTCACCCGGTGGATGAGCGCCATTTCTAACTTTGCTACGAATAACGTTAATCCACTCCATTAACCGGCTGTCAAACTGAGCATCAAGCCCCATGGAGTAGAACACCTTTTCAGTGCCCTCGATCATGCCTGGCAAAATGTCATCTATATCACCTATTGGAAACGCATCATCGACACCAAACATTTCAGGCGCTCGTTCAGGGCCAATAATCACCCCGTCCCACAGTTCTTTCTCAACGTCCCTTTCTTTACAGAACAGAATGCTCTCACCATGCTCACGTCCAGGCACTAACACCAGCACGGCATCAGGCTCAGAAAACCCGGTTAAATATTGAAAGTCACTACTCTGGCGAAATGGGTAGTCTACATCCCGGTTTCGCGACTTTACCGGTGCCGCAGGCAGAATGGCGATACAGTTATGGCCCATCTGCTGAATAAGGTTTGTTCGTCGTTTAGAATACTCTTTGAGAGAGATGCCCATAAAATTGAATGTCCTAAAGATCAGGTGGCTTACCCTGCGTGTTGCAGGCTGATTGACAAATTATTGTTATGAGGCCTTTATACCACGACTGCTGCCGCGAATGCTTTGTTACGTA
Proteins encoded in this window:
- the ubiH gene encoding 2-octaprenyl-6-methoxyphenyl hydroxylase, which codes for MNSHYDVVIIGGGMVGASLAMALKNTALKVAVIEPYPIPDARGEGYQPSYDARSTALSWGSRLVYQQLGLWEKLSEHVTPIKKIHVSDRGRFGATRLAAKDYHVEALGYVVPNEWIGMTLISALKTEPNVDFICPARVEGLKRSEQSTCITLSKQNPETGEYDLEPQSVTANLVVIADGGRSETCQKLGIEIQTESYGQHALVTNVTTSKHHGYEAFERFTENGPMAMLPLGESDGASVGCTDARCALVWTLPEDEIDAVMAMPDAEFMALLQTRFGYRLGKIEQVGTRHHYPLKLSQAAEQVRAGIVVVGNAAHALHPVAGQGYNLALRGVVALAELVSEAAGKGENIGALPVLQRYINGRYADQDKTILFSDKITRLFGDTSAGVGLLRDMGLVGLDILPGAKRLFARQAMGLGGTEAKISS
- the pepP gene encoding Xaa-Pro aminopeptidase, translating into MGISLKEYSKRRTNLIQQMGHNCIAILPAAPVKSRNRDVDYPFRQSSDFQYLTGFSEPDAVLVLVPGREHGESILFCKERDVEKELWDGVIIGPERAPEMFGVDDAFPIGDIDDILPGMIEGTEKVFYSMGLDAQFDSRLMEWINVIRSKVRNGAHPPGEFVALEHFLHDMRLFKSAGEIKVMAKAAEISAEAHKNAMQKCRPGQYEYQLEAEIVHTFMDAGSRSPAYSSIVGGGDNGCILHYIENDAKLKDGDLVLIDAGCELDCYASDITRTFPVNGRFSDEQKALYDTVLNAQKAAIAEVKPGNHWNHPHEAAVRAIVEGLVEHGLLQGDIETLIEEESYKPFYMHRTGHWLGMDVHDVGEYKVGGEWRVLEPGMVLTVEPGLYVSPNCEEVDPRWRGIGIRIEDDVVVTKEGARVLSDGVPKEIAEIEALMAHNA